In Methanoregula sp., a single window of DNA contains:
- a CDS encoding CAP domain-containing protein: protein MARRFCPKCGAVQEFQVQKFCTSCGSPLPDPAPAPGPVTGLRMPVWIVVIAGILVLGAAAVLLFPHLVQGTPSAGIAGDGTSSALRQSPSGTPLSGMTTVPTTGATVTAVATKISTPVTTTIPTTPPTTVPPTSLPTLTQTSTPKPTTTVPTPVPTPETTTIITLAVTQVPPQPPSSSYTSSTPGATYIDPAALEGRVHELINVQRQQNGLSTLSYDSFLADIARGHSWDMATRNFFEHENPEGKNARARGNAAGYPCIRDMGTYTYEGISENLFMGYRYSSYLTTNGVITSYNWSPMDEIAERTVDGWMNSPGHRENILTEHLFREGIGVAFSSDDKIYITENFC from the coding sequence ATGGCAAGGAGATTCTGTCCAAAGTGCGGCGCAGTACAGGAGTTCCAGGTCCAGAAGTTCTGCACCTCCTGTGGGTCACCGCTTCCGGACCCGGCTCCTGCACCAGGTCCTGTTACCGGTTTGCGTATGCCGGTCTGGATTGTAGTGATCGCCGGTATCCTTGTCCTTGGTGCCGCAGCAGTGCTCCTCTTCCCGCACCTCGTGCAGGGCACCCCTTCGGCAGGAATAGCCGGTGACGGGACTAGTTCCGCCCTCAGGCAATCCCCGTCTGGCACGCCCCTTTCCGGAATGACGACGGTTCCCACGACCGGCGCTACGGTCACTGCCGTGGCTACGAAGATTTCAACCCCCGTCACGACTACCATCCCAACCACTCCACCGACCACGGTTCCCCCAACTTCTCTGCCAACGCTCACGCAGACTTCAACCCCCAAACCCACGACGACCGTGCCAACGCCGGTACCTACACCTGAAACGACAACTATCATTACGCTGGCAGTCACGCAAGTCCCCCCTCAGCCTCCATCAAGCTCTTACACCAGCAGCACCCCGGGAGCGACTTATATCGATCCTGCTGCACTTGAGGGGCGGGTACATGAGCTCATCAATGTCCAGCGTCAGCAGAACGGACTCTCCACTCTTTCCTATGATTCGTTCCTTGCGGATATTGCACGGGGGCACAGCTGGGATATGGCGACCCGGAACTTCTTCGAGCATGAAAACCCGGAAGGGAAAAATGCCCGGGCGCGGGGGAATGCGGCCGGGTATCCCTGTATACGGGACATGGGTACTTATACCTACGAAGGAATCTCTGAAAATCTTTTCATGGGATACAGGTACAGTTCCTACCTGACCACCAACGGGGTGATCACGTCATATAACTGGAGCCCGATGGATGAGATTGCTGAGCGGACTGTCGATGGATGGATGAACAGCCCCGGGCACCGTGAGAATATCCTGACGGAACATCTGTTCCGGGAAGGAATCGGTGTAGCATTTTCGTCAGATGACAAGATTTACATCACCGAGAATTTCTGTTGA
- a CDS encoding transporter substrate-binding domain-containing protein, with protein sequence MFFNHRTSLLILLLTLLCIFISTPSLAAPGQTAEHDNVVTVVMDNNYPPFSYRDASGNLAGISVDMWRLWEKQTGRRVVITGLEWDDAIQRMENGEFDVIDTVFYSDERAKIYDFTPPYSDVDVVIFFNANVSGISSLESLNGFVVGMHKGDSTVEDARKKGVTVREYDSYEQVVKAAKTGEIVVFILDKPSGVYYLYNQGIQDQFRYTPPIMSGALHRAVMKGNTALLNDINAGFDKIPKSEYEALDRTWYGTPVVSNEYLRIIVILTGTVIFIIVLLVVWNRTLKRTVSLRTAELNAELDQRKRAEEALNRVSRKLSLLNRITFTDIRNALFSLSGYLELEKQLPADEKTQEYRHKQETIIHSISASLQFAKKYQDLGIKPPAWQDVSQVFAIGISHIDSSKLSRNIQLDNLEIYADPLLENVFYSLAENVLLHGMTATEISLWYRKTPEGLTLVFEDNGAGIPEQIKEKIFERRMEGKIGLGLYLAREILSITGITIKETGIEGKGARFEILVPNGAFRFMGSNS encoded by the coding sequence ATGTTTTTTAATCATCGCACATCGCTTCTGATTCTCCTGCTTACCCTGCTTTGTATCTTCATAAGCACTCCTTCGCTTGCTGCGCCCGGCCAAACGGCCGAACATGACAATGTTGTCACGGTTGTCATGGATAACAACTATCCGCCTTTCTCGTACCGTGATGCCAGTGGGAATCTTGCCGGTATCTCGGTGGATATGTGGCGGCTCTGGGAGAAACAGACCGGCAGAAGAGTAGTGATAACCGGTCTTGAGTGGGACGACGCGATCCAGCGGATGGAAAACGGGGAGTTCGATGTCATTGACACGGTCTTTTACTCCGACGAACGGGCGAAGATCTACGATTTCACCCCTCCGTATTCCGATGTGGATGTGGTGATTTTTTTTAATGCAAACGTCTCGGGCATATCCAGTCTCGAATCGCTGAACGGTTTTGTTGTCGGGATGCACAAAGGGGACAGCACGGTTGAGGATGCCCGGAAAAAAGGTGTTACGGTCAGGGAATATGACAGCTATGAACAGGTCGTCAAAGCGGCAAAAACCGGTGAGATCGTCGTGTTTATTCTCGACAAGCCCAGCGGTGTCTATTACCTCTACAACCAGGGAATCCAGGACCAGTTCAGGTACACGCCTCCTATTATGTCTGGAGCCCTCCACCGGGCAGTGATGAAGGGCAATACTGCACTCCTCAATGACATAAATGCCGGGTTTGACAAGATCCCAAAGAGCGAGTATGAAGCCCTCGACCGCACCTGGTATGGCACACCTGTAGTCAGCAACGAGTACCTGCGGATTATTGTCATCCTTACCGGCACCGTCATTTTTATTATCGTCCTGCTGGTGGTCTGGAACCGCACGCTCAAAAGGACGGTCTCTTTGAGGACTGCCGAACTCAATGCAGAGCTGGACCAGCGTAAACGGGCTGAGGAGGCATTGAACCGGGTTTCGCGGAAGCTGAGCCTGTTAAACCGGATCACGTTTACCGATATCCGGAATGCATTGTTCTCTCTTTCGGGGTACCTGGAACTTGAAAAACAGCTGCCTGCGGATGAAAAAACACAGGAATACCGGCATAAACAGGAGACAATTATCCATTCGATTTCTGCGTCTCTCCAGTTTGCGAAGAAATACCAGGATCTTGGCATAAAACCCCCGGCGTGGCAGGATGTCTCCCAGGTTTTTGCAATAGGGATTTCGCACATTGACAGTTCAAAACTGAGCCGGAACATCCAGCTGGATAATCTGGAGATCTATGCCGATCCGCTCCTTGAGAATGTCTTTTACTCCCTGGCAGAAAATGTCCTCCTCCACGGGATGACCGCTACGGAGATTTCACTCTGGTACCGAAAAACCCCGGAGGGACTCACGCTGGTCTTTGAGGATAATGGTGCAGGCATTCCCGAACAGATTAAAGAAAAGATTTTCGAACGAAGAATGGAAGGCAAGATTGGACTGGGTCTTTATCTTGCGCGGGAGATCCTGTCCATCACAGGCATCACGATCAAAGAGACCGGTATCGAAGGCAAAGGCGCCCGCTTCGAGATCCTAGTGCCGAACGGAGCGTTCCGGTTTATGGGCAGTAATTCATAA
- a CDS encoding deoxyribonuclease IV, which yields MVRVGVHVSIAGSLDLAVDRAKDAGCDVFQQFSRNPRGWGFKPLSEADCALYRAKIKTTGILPVDHMPYLPNLASPKPDIYEKSIIALTEELDRCGNLGIPYLVTHLGHHLGDGIAGGRARVIKAINVSLSKSDNTVKLLLENTAGEKNSVGSSFEHIRGIMDGIDTPGRVGICFDTCHAFAAGYELRTDEGIADTVAQFDELLGIKNLKVVHLNDTKADRNSGLDRHEHIGMGFIGEDGFRCILHHPAFRDLPLVCETPVDDRRDDRGNIEAVRTLAR from the coding sequence ATGGTACGTGTTGGTGTCCATGTTTCGATTGCAGGCTCGCTCGATCTCGCGGTAGACCGGGCAAAGGATGCCGGCTGCGATGTCTTCCAGCAGTTCTCAAGAAACCCGCGGGGCTGGGGATTCAAACCCCTGTCAGAGGCTGATTGCGCTCTGTACCGGGCAAAGATCAAAACCACCGGCATCCTCCCGGTCGATCACATGCCCTATCTCCCGAACCTTGCCTCCCCGAAACCGGATATCTATGAAAAATCCATAATCGCACTTACCGAAGAACTTGACCGGTGCGGAAACCTGGGTATCCCCTATCTTGTCACCCACCTTGGCCACCATCTCGGTGACGGGATTGCCGGTGGCAGGGCCCGGGTGATAAAAGCGATCAATGTCTCACTTTCCAAATCCGATAATACGGTCAAGCTGCTCCTTGAGAACACTGCGGGAGAGAAGAACAGCGTCGGGAGCAGTTTCGAGCATATCCGGGGGATCATGGACGGCATTGACACCCCCGGACGGGTAGGCATCTGCTTTGACACCTGCCACGCGTTTGCTGCCGGCTATGAGCTGAGGACCGATGAGGGAATCGCAGATACCGTTGCGCAGTTCGATGAACTTCTTGGTATCAAGAACCTCAAAGTCGTGCACCTGAACGACACGAAAGCCGACCGGAACAGCGGCCTTGACCGGCACGAGCACATCGGTATGGGGTTTATCGGAGAAGACGGGTTCCGTTGTATCTTACACCATCCGGCCTTTAGGGATTTGCCCCTGGTCTGCGAGACCCCTGTCGACGATCGGCGGGATGATCGCGGGAACATAGAGGCAGTCCGTACTCTTGCCCGTTAA
- a CDS encoding flavodoxin family protein: MKVVAFNGSARKDGNTAILVDTVFDELKKAGIETELVQFAGKKIRGCTACMKCFENQDQRCAVKGDIINDCIEKMLEADGIILASPTYFADVSSEMKALIDRAGFVAKANQDMFRRKVGVGVIAVRRGGAIHAFDTLNHFFFINQMIVPGSSYWNIGIGLAPGDVNGDDEGITTMRTLGINMAWLIKKLE; encoded by the coding sequence ATGAAAGTTGTTGCATTCAATGGCAGTGCGCGAAAGGACGGGAACACAGCAATTCTTGTCGATACGGTGTTTGATGAACTGAAAAAAGCAGGCATTGAAACCGAACTTGTCCAATTCGCCGGAAAGAAGATCCGGGGCTGCACCGCATGCATGAAGTGTTTTGAGAACCAGGACCAGCGGTGCGCGGTGAAAGGGGACATCATTAACGACTGTATTGAGAAGATGCTCGAAGCTGATGGTATTATCCTTGCTTCCCCGACGTATTTCGCTGATGTTTCTTCAGAGATGAAAGCCCTGATTGATCGGGCGGGATTTGTGGCAAAAGCCAACCAGGATATGTTCCGGCGGAAGGTAGGTGTAGGAGTGATTGCCGTGCGCAGGGGGGGTGCGATTCACGCTTTCGATACCCTCAATCACTTCTTTTTCATCAACCAGATGATTGTGCCGGGCTCTTCGTACTGGAATATCGGTATCGGTCTTGCACCGGGCGATGTGAACGGGGATGATGAAGGGATCACGACCATGAGAACGCTGGGCATCAACATGGCGTGGCTGATAAAAAAACTGGAATAA
- a CDS encoding transporter substrate-binding domain-containing protein, with translation MITGYRTILRIVLLFFICSILFVPALASQNQEVITVVLDNNYPPFSFLDHEGNLQGILIDEWMLWEQKTGIHAELHPMNWDDALHRMEAGEFDVIDTIFYNEDRAKIYDFTQPYATIDVPIFFNKNIAGISGPTTAQGFVVGAKSGDNAIDVLKKSGVDEILEFNSYEEIIQAAKDGRVVVFCVDKPPAMYFLYKAGIRDQFQQTAPLYTGAFHRAVKKGNSETLKKVEDGFSKITPSEHADIDRKWYGTPLVSQEYLKYIIAGGLVILLVLLVLMVVNRTLKRKVAQRTQELDVELKQRKKAEEELTAAYEEMTSTAEKLKQNYDELHRSQDALTQARKKLNLLNIITFQDIQNALFSLQGYIELQKDLPMDEKAGAYLKREKEVADKISSTLAFARNFQDMGINPPLWQNANQVFLVAISHLDLSKIERKNNLDNLELYADPLLETVFFKLVENVTKHGKTATEISLYYRETTDHLTLFIEDNGRGIPDADKEQIFERGYGAGKGMGLFLVREILGITGITIHETGESGKGARFEISVPKGAYRFTG, from the coding sequence ATGATCACCGGTTACCGTACAATTCTCAGGATTGTCCTGCTTTTTTTCATCTGTTCAATCCTGTTTGTACCGGCACTGGCCTCACAGAACCAGGAAGTTATCACCGTTGTACTGGATAATAATTATCCCCCGTTTTCATTTCTGGACCATGAAGGAAATCTGCAGGGAATCCTTATCGATGAATGGATGTTATGGGAGCAGAAGACCGGCATTCATGCAGAATTACATCCCATGAACTGGGACGATGCCTTGCACCGGATGGAAGCAGGGGAGTTTGATGTTATTGATACCATTTTTTACAATGAAGATCGTGCCAAAATCTATGATTTTACCCAGCCCTATGCAACGATCGATGTCCCCATATTTTTCAACAAAAATATCGCAGGAATTTCCGGCCCCACAACCGCACAGGGTTTTGTGGTTGGAGCGAAATCCGGTGACAACGCCATTGATGTCTTAAAAAAATCCGGGGTCGACGAGATTCTGGAATTTAACAGTTATGAAGAGATTATCCAGGCAGCTAAAGATGGCCGGGTGGTGGTCTTCTGCGTGGATAAGCCGCCGGCGATGTATTTCCTGTACAAAGCGGGAATCCGTGACCAGTTCCAGCAGACCGCCCCACTTTACACCGGCGCATTTCACCGTGCGGTTAAGAAAGGGAACAGTGAAACCTTAAAAAAAGTAGAGGACGGGTTTAGTAAGATCACCCCCTCTGAACACGCTGACATCGATCGAAAGTGGTACGGCACGCCGCTGGTGTCGCAGGAATACCTGAAGTATATCATTGCCGGCGGGCTGGTTATCCTCCTTGTCCTGTTAGTATTAATGGTTGTGAACCGCACCCTGAAACGAAAAGTCGCGCAGCGGACCCAGGAACTGGATGTAGAGCTGAAACAGCGCAAAAAGGCAGAAGAGGAACTTACTGCTGCCTATGAAGAGATGACCTCAACTGCTGAAAAACTAAAACAAAATTACGACGAGCTCCACCGGAGCCAGGATGCCCTCACCCAGGCCCGCAAGAAACTCAATCTCTTAAACATCATCACGTTCCAGGATATCCAGAACGCACTCTTCAGTCTTCAGGGGTATATTGAACTGCAAAAAGACCTTCCCATGGATGAAAAAGCCGGAGCATACTTAAAAAGAGAGAAAGAGGTGGCTGATAAAATCTCAAGTACGCTCGCCTTTGCCCGGAATTTCCAGGATATGGGGATAAATCCCCCCCTTTGGCAGAACGCAAACCAGGTATTTCTCGTTGCCATCTCCCACCTGGATCTATCGAAGATTGAGAGGAAGAATAACCTGGATAACCTGGAACTGTATGCCGATCCCCTGTTAGAGACCGTATTTTTCAAGCTGGTCGAGAATGTGACGAAACATGGCAAGACGGCAACAGAGATTTCCCTCTACTACCGTGAAACAACCGACCATCTCACGTTATTTATTGAGGATAACGGCAGAGGAATTCCGGATGCGGATAAGGAACAAATATTTGAACGGGGATATGGAGCAGGGAAAGGTATGGGACTGTTCCTTGTCCGGGAAATTCTTGGTATTACCGGCATCACCATCCATGAGACCGGCGAATCCGGGAAAGGTGCCCGGTTCGAGATTTCCGTGCCGAAAGGGGCGTACCGGTTTACCGGATGA
- a CDS encoding DUF2997 domain-containing protein, which produces MTMQELEITIDNEGRVLVHVKGVKGEECLALTKDLENVVGEVQERFYSSDYYEQPVEVSQYQKAGLR; this is translated from the coding sequence ATGACCATGCAGGAACTGGAAATTACGATTGACAACGAGGGCAGGGTACTGGTCCATGTCAAAGGGGTAAAAGGAGAGGAGTGTCTCGCGCTGACTAAAGATCTTGAGAATGTGGTGGGGGAGGTGCAGGAACGGTTCTATTCTTCGGATTACTACGAGCAGCCGGTTGAAGTTTCCCAGTACCAGAAAGCCGGCCTGCGATAA
- a CDS encoding Hsp70 family protein, whose amino-acid sequence MQNNHLAGTGRQHLGVDFGTDSTVVALREENGTIRLHDPAGGSHPFPVAGTDDLVPRIPSQIQYSDNGTRYIGAATLPEGMIPAGVARWLRHYILENSTVQVPAGNGRMTGYRIAGTDFLTALLTHLPRNSTGTNEVVFSVPLDAPEPYSAWLCAVATAAGFSVPFVIDEACAAVQGYGLPLLPGSLFLLIDFHPDGIDIAIVTPSEFSQEAGGLFSRVLGKAHTDTGGAVIDTWIVQDLLARNRLHETDPRAARLLPMIRNEVRRARTALVLNVEAEVQVTDPVSGFSLTTPVSRADLGRILEERGLFTVIQGALDRALSAAGIRRHEEERITAVLMVGEGSAISCVQDAVRQRWGPKVHSDHPVDAIARGAAAANPETPEPNRIRNDYAIRHWDPVAREYRYRFIVRNGARYPSAGQVARFIISGAYDGQAYLGIPLCEISTADHDLHSHIELVSNIKGELQIAGPAPDALPAKCPVLVNEQEPTLLHASPPAQKGEPRFELTFLLDRQGYLCLTARDLLTGLIVKRDAQVFRLN is encoded by the coding sequence ATGCAAAATAACCACCTGGCGGGAACCGGAAGGCAGCATCTGGGCGTGGATTTTGGCACTGACAGTACGGTTGTTGCCCTGCGGGAGGAAAACGGCACGATACGGCTCCACGATCCCGCCGGCGGGTCCCATCCTTTTCCGGTTGCAGGGACGGACGATCTCGTCCCCCGGATTCCGTCACAGATCCAGTACAGCGATAACGGCACCCGGTACATCGGGGCTGCAACGCTGCCGGAAGGTATGATTCCTGCCGGGGTGGCACGCTGGTTACGCCACTACATTCTCGAGAACAGCACGGTGCAGGTACCCGCAGGGAACGGGAGGATGACGGGATACCGGATTGCAGGCACCGATTTCCTCACCGCACTCCTCACCCATTTACCCCGTAACAGCACGGGCACGAATGAAGTGGTCTTCTCCGTCCCGCTTGACGCTCCCGAACCGTATTCCGCGTGGCTCTGCGCAGTGGCAACTGCCGCCGGGTTCAGCGTCCCGTTCGTGATCGATGAGGCATGTGCCGCTGTACAGGGATATGGCCTGCCCCTTTTACCGGGATCACTCTTCCTCTTGATCGATTTCCACCCGGACGGGATCGATATCGCGATTGTCACACCCTCAGAATTCTCGCAGGAGGCAGGAGGCCTCTTTTCCCGGGTACTCGGAAAGGCGCACACTGATACGGGGGGAGCCGTGATCGATACCTGGATAGTGCAGGATCTTCTTGCCCGCAACCGGCTGCATGAAACCGATCCCCGGGCAGCCCGGCTGCTCCCCATGATCCGTAACGAAGTGCGGCGGGCACGGACAGCATTGGTGCTGAACGTGGAAGCGGAGGTTCAGGTTACCGACCCGGTTTCCGGATTTTCTCTCACCACACCGGTCAGCAGGGCAGACCTCGGCCGGATTCTTGAGGAACGGGGACTGTTTACCGTCATTCAAGGGGCACTTGACCGGGCGCTGTCCGCTGCCGGTATCCGCAGGCATGAAGAGGAGCGGATCACGGCTGTGCTGATGGTAGGGGAAGGCAGTGCCATTTCCTGTGTGCAGGACGCGGTCAGACAGCGGTGGGGACCAAAAGTTCACAGCGATCATCCGGTGGATGCAATTGCGCGTGGCGCTGCTGCGGCGAATCCCGAAACTCCTGAACCCAACCGGATCAGGAACGATTATGCCATTCGTCACTGGGATCCTGTTGCCCGCGAATACCGGTACCGGTTTATTGTCAGAAACGGCGCCCGCTATCCCAGTGCCGGACAGGTTGCCCGGTTCATCATCAGCGGAGCCTATGACGGGCAGGCATACCTGGGCATCCCGCTCTGCGAGATCAGCACCGCAGACCACGACCTGCACAGCCATATAGAACTGGTCTCAAACATCAAAGGAGAACTGCAGATCGCCGGGCCTGCTCCTGATGCACTACCGGCGAAGTGCCCGGTGCTGGTCAATGAGCAGGAGCCGACCCTGCTCCATGCATCGCCGCCGGCACAGAAAGGCGAACCACGCTTTGAACTCACGTTTTTACTTGACCGCCAGGGATACCTGTGCCTTACCGCACGAGACCTGCTGACCGGTCTGATCGTAAAACGGGATGCACAGGTATTCAGGCTGAATTAA
- a CDS encoding ribonuclease Z — translation MQVTFLGTNGWFDTLAGNTVSVLVQSEEFDIIFDAGNGIAKADRYITQKKPVYLFISHLHIDHIAGLHTLVKFRLKGGLHVFTQKGSVADLNAFVREPYTVPFSGLPYKADITELSEGRHSLPFTIECRTLVHPAPCFGYRLEIDGKVITYCTDTGICDNAIALGYDTDLLITECGLKPGGKSPDWPHLNPEDAIHIARQAHAKRLALMHFGAEVYKTVDERKALQQRYEKEWPGLIVATDDLTIDV, via the coding sequence ATGCAGGTCACATTCCTCGGCACCAATGGCTGGTTTGATACCCTTGCCGGCAATACGGTCTCCGTGCTTGTCCAGTCAGAGGAGTTCGATATCATCTTCGATGCAGGGAATGGCATAGCAAAAGCGGACCGGTATATCACCCAGAAAAAACCGGTGTACCTGTTCATCAGTCACCTCCATATCGACCACATCGCGGGACTGCACACGCTCGTCAAGTTCAGGTTAAAAGGAGGCCTGCACGTTTTCACCCAGAAAGGGAGTGTAGCGGATCTCAATGCATTTGTCCGGGAACCCTACACGGTGCCGTTCTCCGGTCTTCCCTACAAGGCTGATATCACTGAACTCTCTGAAGGCAGGCATTCCCTGCCGTTTACCATCGAGTGCCGCACGCTCGTTCACCCGGCCCCCTGTTTCGGGTACCGGCTGGAGATTGACGGAAAAGTGATCACGTATTGTACCGATACCGGCATCTGTGACAACGCGATTGCGCTCGGGTATGATACAGATCTCCTCATCACCGAATGCGGGCTCAAACCCGGCGGTAAGAGCCCGGACTGGCCCCATCTCAACCCGGAGGACGCGATCCATATTGCCCGGCAGGCGCACGCAAAGCGGCTCGCCCTCATGCATTTCGGGGCCGAGGTGTACAAGACGGTTGACGAGCGGAAGGCATTGCAGCAGCGGTACGAAAAGGAATGGCCGGGTCTGATTGTTGCTACGGACGACCTGACAATAGACGTGTAA